One region of Opitutaceae bacterium genomic DNA includes:
- a CDS encoding RHS repeat-associated core domain-containing protein → MASLVSLGTGALAASYEYTPFGEMLRDEVLDNAVSTYAFKFSTKWRDAETGWSYYGRRHYDARNGRFIGRDPIGEKGGINLYGFTGNNGVSRWDTLGQAYGDTRLSDQNR, encoded by the coding sequence GTGGCGTCGCTCGTCAGCCTCGGCACCGGAGCCCTCGCCGCGTCCTACGAATACACCCCATTCGGCGAAATGCTCCGCGATGAGGTGCTGGACAACGCGGTCAGCACGTATGCGTTCAAGTTCTCGACCAAGTGGCGGGACGCGGAGACGGGTTGGTCGTATTATGGGCGAAGGCACTATGACGCCAGAAATGGGCGGTTTATTGGAAGGGATCCAATTGGGGAGAAGGGAGGGATCAATCTGTATGGGTTTACTGGAAACAATGGAGTCAGTCGTTGGGATACATTGGGACAAGCATATGGTGATACCCGGCTGTCTGATCAGAACCGTTGA
- a CDS encoding ABC transporter ATP-binding protein, whose product MILAFDLRKSFGSRHVLSGLTLEIQPGAVTLLVGANGAGKTTAMRLIAGLSKPDAGTISLSGRDLLRRRGEALSQISFLPQAPRFHPRLTVRQTTEFYACLRGRTMENVSTALDVWGVREFADAPTGKLSGGLRQRLALAIFALAEAPILLLDEPGLSLDPGWRERLQQFLHAQARRGCTVLVATHLLGEWEGRVDRCLLVDQGRVAGELPPDRLREAFPELRGMESPQGLARTCA is encoded by the coding sequence ATGATCCTTGCATTCGATCTGAGAAAGTCGTTCGGCTCACGCCACGTGCTCTCCGGTTTGACACTGGAGATTCAGCCTGGCGCCGTCACCCTCCTTGTCGGTGCGAATGGCGCCGGCAAAACCACGGCGATGCGCTTGATCGCCGGGCTGTCCAAACCCGACGCTGGAACCATTTCCCTGTCAGGACGAGACCTCCTGCGGCGGCGAGGCGAGGCGCTTTCGCAGATTTCCTTTCTTCCGCAGGCCCCGCGTTTCCATCCACGCCTTACGGTGAGGCAGACGACTGAATTCTACGCGTGCCTCAGGGGGCGCACGATGGAAAACGTATCAACTGCTCTCGACGTCTGGGGTGTGAGGGAGTTCGCGGATGCACCCACCGGAAAGTTGTCTGGCGGCCTGCGGCAGCGTCTCGCCCTAGCAATCTTCGCACTCGCCGAGGCGCCGATCCTCCTGCTCGATGAGCCCGGGCTGAGTCTCGATCCCGGGTGGCGCGAGCGGCTTCAGCAGTTTCTTCACGCACAGGCGCGCCGCGGATGCACGGTCCTGGTTGCCACCCATCTGCTCGGCGAATGGGAGGGTCGCGTCGATCGCTGCCTGCTTGTGGATCAAGGACGGGTGGCCGGTGAACTTCCACCGGATCGCCTTCGCGAAGCCTTTCCCGAACTCCGTGGCATGGAGTCACCACAAGGTCTGGCGCGAACCTGTGCCTGA
- a CDS encoding Crp/Fnr family transcriptional regulator, which produces MAVPTSDIQGLRTAAIVATLRKSRMFAVLKQEDIAAIAAGCTLRSLQKDELLFRQGDKSEGFYVVQTGRICVYRLTSDGREQIICVFQESESFAEVTLATLEAYPANAVALETSQVVMVRRAHFRELVCRKPELALHMLASMSLHLKHLVQSLHDLKGKQIEVRLADWILHHAGEQSSFELPVSKKVLAGQLGVTSETLSRTFARFRSEGIIEVAGRRIDVINPAGLHRYKDSET; this is translated from the coding sequence ATGGCCGTGCCAACTTCTGATATTCAAGGACTGCGCACCGCAGCCATTGTCGCGACACTACGAAAGAGCCGCATGTTTGCGGTTCTGAAGCAGGAGGACATCGCCGCGATCGCGGCTGGCTGCACCCTTCGCTCCCTGCAGAAGGATGAACTTCTTTTCAGGCAGGGCGACAAGTCCGAGGGCTTCTATGTCGTTCAGACCGGCCGCATCTGCGTCTACCGGCTGACTTCCGATGGACGGGAACAGATCATCTGCGTGTTCCAGGAATCGGAGAGTTTTGCCGAAGTCACACTGGCGACCCTCGAGGCCTATCCCGCCAATGCCGTTGCGCTGGAAACGTCCCAGGTCGTGATGGTCCGCCGCGCCCATTTTCGCGAGCTGGTCTGCCGCAAGCCCGAACTCGCACTGCACATGCTAGCCTCCATGAGCCTGCACCTGAAGCACCTCGTGCAGAGCCTGCACGATCTCAAGGGCAAGCAGATAGAAGTCCGTCTCGCAGACTGGATCCTGCACCACGCCGGCGAACAAAGCAGTTTTGAGCTGCCGGTGAGCAAGAAGGTTCTGGCGGGCCAGCTCGGGGTCACAAGTGAAACGCTTTCGCGCACTTTTGCCCGGTTCCGATCAGAGGGCATCATCGAGGTTGCCGGACGGCGGATCGATGTCATCAATCCGGCGGGACTCCATCGCTACAAGGACAGCGAAACCTGA
- a CDS encoding RHS repeat-associated core domain-containing protein, giving the protein MDKLQRTYAWGIDLASSLTKAGGVGALLQFANTPTGQTYLPTYDGNGNVASLVNLGTGALAAGYEYTPFGEMLRDEVLDNAVSTCGFKFSTKWRDAETGWSYYRRRYYDARMGRFIGRDPVGEQGGTNLYGFVGNNSVNLFDYLGMDYWDENGSLVDEIASHWSEGDPGFFDENGVAWRQIRASSVSLYSTRYTYSDGSGRTLNYIETIENDEGYVNDFRESGLASNPYAPQSYVIQNGKILAAVDSFTATSIQLANHQKDMVFANLSNSPADTRFPRISVIIGTLQSYSGPNEGAFYIPVPIDASDSAGMLDFWENKTSEEIAAAYGAVWDSLHKQRPDNWAAIVAGFAEISDELKLGAVIGEAVGIGAPAAAFGPGAIGVGIEIGVQGIAVGRTAASLVQFRLGIQLAQVSSGALSEGTLIVEGLTIEEAALAAKAAEVAAWAAKIGTASSGGRWP; this is encoded by the coding sequence TTGGACAAGCTCCAGCGCACCTACGCGTGGGGCATTGACCTTGCGTCATCGCTGACAAAGGCTGGCGGCGTGGGCGCCCTGCTGCAATTTGCGAACACGCCAACCGGCCAGACCTACCTGCCGACCTACGACGGCAACGGCAACGTGGCGTCCCTCGTCAACCTCGGCACCGGAGCCCTCGCGGCCGGCTACGAATACACCCCCTTCGGTGAAATGCTGCGCGACGAGGTGCTGGACAATGCCGTCAGCACCTGTGGGTTTAAGTTCTCGACCAAGTGGCGGGATGCGGAGACCGGCTGGTCGTACTATCGGCGACGGTACTATGATGCCAGGATGGGGCGGTTTATTGGGAGGGATCCGGTTGGGGAACAAGGAGGGACCAACCTGTACGGATTTGTTGGAAATAATAGCGTCAACCTATTCGACTATCTAGGGATGGACTACTGGGACGAAAATGGTTCTCTTGTTGACGAAATCGCCTCTCATTGGTCAGAGGGAGATCCCGGCTTTTTTGACGAGAATGGCGTAGCTTGGAGGCAAATAAGAGCATCTTCTGTTTCATTGTATAGTACGAGATATACGTATAGCGATGGAAGTGGGAGAACTCTCAATTATATAGAAACCATTGAGAATGACGAAGGTTACGTTAATGATTTCAGAGAATCAGGCTTGGCTTCTAACCCATACGCACCTCAATCATATGTAATTCAGAATGGAAAAATCCTAGCCGCGGTTGATTCATTTACTGCAACTAGCATTCAGCTAGCCAATCATCAAAAGGATATGGTTTTCGCGAATTTATCAAATAGCCCAGCCGACACACGGTTCCCAAGAATCAGTGTGATTATAGGTACACTCCAATCCTATTCAGGACCGAACGAAGGCGCGTTTTATATACCAGTTCCGATTGATGCTTCAGACAGCGCAGGCATGTTGGATTTCTGGGAAAACAAGACGTCAGAGGAGATTGCGGCTGCCTACGGTGCCGTGTGGGACAGCCTACATAAACAACGCCCCGACAATTGGGCTGCCATCGTTGCTGGATTCGCCGAAATCAGCGATGAGTTGAAGCTTGGCGCCGTAATAGGCGAGGCAGTTGGAATCGGAGCTCCAGCAGCTGCGTTCGGGCCAGGCGCCATTGGTGTTGGGATTGAAATTGGAGTTCAGGGAATCGCAGTTGGACGAACCGCGGCGAGTCTAGTGCAATTTAGATTGGGCATACAACTTGCCCAAGTATCATCTGGCGCCCTGAGCGAGGGTACACTTATAGTAGAAGGTCTTACTATTGAAGAAGCCGCGCTGGCAGCTAAAGCGGCTGAAGTTGCCGCTTGGGCAGCTAAGATTGGCACCGCATCGAGTGGGGGCAGATGGCCCTAA
- a CDS encoding DUF4372 domain-containing protein codes for MNTGKTALAQVLAGISGKEFSRCSSRYPMRRDTPALSAYDHFATMVFAQLTYPDFAN; via the coding sequence ATGAATACCGGCAAAACTGCTCTGGCCCAAGTGCTCGCAGGCATCAGCGGGAAAGAGTTTTCGCGTTGCTCCTCGCGATATCCAATGCGTCGCGACACTCCGGCGCTTTCCGCTTACGATCACTTTGCCACGATGGTCTTCGCACAGCTCACCTATCCCGACTTCGCCAACTAG
- a CDS encoding transposase: MRRRVDFVIRLHGSRKTIRNGCGSWCETFKRGPKSKEFPRAPPAHARSDHRAPCPLQHLCRGYRTQTMTIATSLLDRSARFDHAIAALYMQRWHIELHYRQIKTNLGLDVLRGLSPATVERELWMHAIAYNLIRALMLKGALTGQIPVARLSFKGTLDLLMSWAPLATRRRLLRHLKQELIDRIISDLVPFRPGRSEPRAKKRRPKNYQFLTKPRHIFRVSALVPSNNASLLATITGSLPLGA, from the coding sequence CTGCGCAGAAGGGTCGACTTCGTCATCCGCCTTCATGGTTCTCGCAAGACCATTCGCAACGGCTGCGGCAGCTGGTGCGAAACCTTCAAGCGCGGACCGAAATCCAAGGAGTTTCCTCGAGCGCCTCCAGCGCATGCCCGGTCAGATCACCGTGCGCCTTGTCCGCTTCAGCACCTCTGTCGCGGATACCGCACACAAACCATGACAATCGCCACCTCTCTGTTGGATCGCTCTGCGCGTTTCGATCACGCCATCGCGGCATTGTACATGCAGCGCTGGCACATCGAATTGCACTACCGCCAGATCAAGACCAATCTCGGACTGGATGTTCTTCGCGGGCTTTCCCCCGCCACAGTCGAGCGGGAGCTTTGGATGCACGCCATCGCCTACAATCTGATCCGCGCACTCATGCTCAAGGGCGCATTGACCGGCCAGATTCCCGTGGCGCGCCTCAGTTTCAAGGGCACCCTCGATCTTCTCATGAGCTGGGCACCACTTGCGACACGCAGGCGACTCCTGCGTCATTTGAAGCAGGAACTGATTGATCGCATCATCTCCGATCTCGTCCCCTTCCGCCCCGGTCGCTCCGAACCACGGGCAAAAAAGCGCCGACCGAAAAACTACCAGTTCCTCACCAAACCTCGTCACATCTTCCGCGTATCTGCTCTCGTGCCCTCAAATAATGCTTCCCTTCTCGCAACCATCACTGGATCGCTCCCCCTCGGGGCTTAA
- a CDS encoding DUF2249 domain-containing protein produces MSAILNALARLEPGQSLELTAPFEPVPLYDFLGARGFTHETREAEPGVWVILFTPKSAD; encoded by the coding sequence ATGTCAGCGATCCTCAACGCGCTCGCCCGCTTGGAGCCCGGGCAATCCTTGGAGCTAACGGCGCCCTTTGAACCCGTGCCCTTGTACGATTTCCTCGGTGCCCGCGGCTTCACCCATGAAACGCGCGAGGCGGAGCCCGGTGTCTGGGTGATCCTTTTCACCCCAAAATCTGCCGATTGA